In Thermodesulfovibrio thiophilus DSM 17215, a genomic segment contains:
- a CDS encoding universal stress protein, protein MLQNPFKKVLLPVDKSEHSKRAVKFAGLLLAQDSCLQSEQGEPESQGLSEITLFYVITGKYLSNFLKQVNMQTQNVKDYEIIREKCITDHIKPLLDDYEKILKDKNFKGRITQKVEEGDPGSKIIEVVKNEQYSTVIMSRRGMSELKCLLLGSVSTKVLYGLKEQNIYIVGQKIVEGNTCPIPDILVPVDGSESSMKAVEHAASLARFVKGIKKITILRVINVSVYLERMRQGINPEEEASEILMKAQNILIKEGISQDLVQTKTRVGFPAEEINADIQENNYNLVIMGRRGRSPIKDIVLGGVSSAVINNCSEPTVAIINL, encoded by the coding sequence ATGTTACAGAATCCTTTTAAAAAAGTTTTGCTTCCTGTTGATAAAAGTGAGCATTCAAAAAGGGCTGTAAAATTTGCAGGATTATTGCTTGCACAGGATAGTTGTTTACAGAGTGAGCAAGGAGAACCTGAGTCTCAAGGTCTTTCTGAAATAACACTTTTTTATGTGATCACAGGAAAATATTTAAGTAATTTTTTAAAACAAGTTAATATGCAGACACAAAATGTTAAGGATTACGAAATAATTAGAGAAAAATGTATTACCGATCATATTAAACCGCTTCTTGATGACTATGAAAAAATTTTAAAAGATAAAAATTTCAAAGGAAGAATAACTCAGAAAGTTGAAGAAGGAGACCCTGGAAGTAAAATAATTGAAGTAGTCAAAAATGAACAGTACTCAACTGTAATAATGTCTCGCAGGGGTATGTCAGAGCTTAAATGTCTTTTACTCGGTAGTGTGTCAACAAAGGTGCTTTATGGCTTAAAAGAGCAAAATATCTATATTGTTGGACAGAAAATAGTTGAAGGTAATACATGCCCAATTCCTGATATTTTAGTTCCTGTTGATGGTTCAGAATCATCAATGAAAGCAGTTGAACATGCTGCATCACTTGCCAGATTTGTTAAAGGTATTAAAAAAATCACTATTTTAAGAGTTATCAATGTTTCTGTATATCTTGAGAGAATGAGACAGGGTATAAATCCTGAAGAAGAAGCAAGTGAGATTCTTATGAAGGCTCAGAATATTCTCATAAAAGAAGGGATTTCTCAGGATTTAGTCCAGACAAAAACAAGAGTGGGATTCCCGGCAGAAGAGATAAATGCTGATATTCAGGAAAATAATTATAATCTTGTAATTATGGGAAGGAGAGGACGATCACCTATAAAAGATATTGTTCTTGGAGGAGTAAGCTCTGCAGTAATAAATAACTGCTCTGAGCCTACAGTGGCAATTATAAATCTTTGA
- a CDS encoding efflux transporter outer membrane subunit yields MKKLLIFTLITLLVGCSFIPEYQRPEAPVPKEWPKGDAYQDSKYDESSKATELKWNEFLQDQNLQKIIEMAFKNNRDLRLSALNVERARAYYGIQRAELLPAVDVSASGQRQRVPADLSNTGKAETFSEYNVSIGIISWEIDFFGRIRSLTKMALEEYLAQESSYRAARLSLISAVATAYYTYATDRENLMLSKDTLKTQEENYILIKSQYESGIVSEIDLHRARTQVETAKEAVARYTQVVAQDKNTLDLLAGEPVREELLPQGLQSVVAPKDISPGLSSEVLLKRPDIIAAEHTLKAYNAQIGAARAAFFPTISLTTLFGTASDQLSNLFGGGSRAWSWQSQGIMPIFDARVWAGYRASKVEREIAVANYERAIQTAFKEVADALAVKGTIDDQIRAYESLVQSLSDTYRLAKMRYDEGIDSYLSVLDAQRSLFQAQQQLNNLRLSKHSNLTTLYKVLGGGD; encoded by the coding sequence TATCAAAGACCTGAGGCACCTGTTCCAAAGGAATGGCCCAAGGGAGATGCTTATCAAGACTCAAAATATGACGAATCATCAAAAGCAACAGAACTTAAATGGAATGAATTTCTGCAGGATCAAAACCTTCAGAAAATAATTGAGATGGCTTTTAAAAACAATCGTGATTTGAGGCTCTCAGCATTAAATGTTGAAAGAGCAAGGGCATACTATGGAATTCAAAGAGCAGAACTTTTACCCGCAGTTGATGTGAGTGCAAGTGGGCAGAGGCAGAGAGTTCCTGCTGATCTTTCCAATACAGGCAAGGCAGAAACCTTTTCAGAGTATAATGTTAGTATAGGTATTATTTCATGGGAGATAGACTTTTTTGGTAGAATCAGAAGTCTTACAAAGATGGCACTTGAAGAATATCTCGCTCAGGAGTCTTCATACAGAGCAGCGAGACTTTCACTTATATCCGCTGTTGCTACTGCATATTACACATATGCAACTGATAGAGAGAATCTAATGCTTTCAAAGGATACTCTCAAAACTCAGGAGGAAAACTATATATTAATAAAAAGTCAATATGAATCTGGTATTGTGTCTGAGATAGATCTTCACAGGGCAAGAACACAGGTTGAGACTGCAAAAGAGGCAGTTGCAAGATACACACAGGTTGTTGCGCAGGATAAAAACACACTTGATTTACTGGCAGGAGAGCCGGTAAGAGAAGAGCTATTGCCACAGGGACTTCAAAGCGTGGTAGCCCCAAAGGACATATCTCCTGGACTTTCTTCTGAAGTTTTACTCAAGCGTCCTGATATTATCGCAGCCGAACATACTTTAAAAGCATATAATGCCCAGATAGGAGCTGCAAGAGCTGCATTTTTCCCGACAATTTCCCTTACAACACTTTTTGGCACAGCATCTGACCAGCTTTCAAATCTTTTTGGTGGAGGATCAAGAGCATGGTCATGGCAATCTCAGGGTATTATGCCGATATTTGACGCGAGGGTATGGGCTGGTTATAGAGCTTCAAAGGTTGAAAGAGAAATTGCAGTGGCAAACTATGAAAGGGCTATACAGACTGCATTTAAAGAAGTTGCTGATGCTTTAGCTGTGAAGGGAACAATCGATGACCAGATTAGAGCCTATGAATCCCTTGTTCAATCTCTTTCTGATACTTACAGACTTGCAAAAATGAGATATGATGAAGGGATAGACAGTTATTTAAGTGTTCTTGATGCTCAAAGATCACTGTTTCAGGCTCAGCAGCAGTTGAATAATTTAAGACTTTCCAAGCATTCCAATTTAACGACGCTTTACAAAGTTCTTGGAGGAGGTGATTAG
- a CDS encoding acyloxyacyl hydrolase yields the protein MKKRIYLVLFVLLVFPGYSFSEDRNFELGLGIGSNLDGISTTHGLIAPAVNFKLSDNNSLWLHLEGDIEIISDDKTTFVFGAAPMLRYYLLDNASIKPFVEAGAGPNLISRSKVENRELGGSFIFSVMGGAGIEFKSGMKIAYRFRHLSNAGLYEHNDSINAHCLMLSFGF from the coding sequence ATGAAAAAGCGAATCTATCTGGTTTTGTTTGTGCTTTTAGTTTTTCCGGGTTATTCTTTTTCTGAGGACAGAAATTTTGAATTAGGTCTTGGAATAGGTAGTAATCTTGACGGTATTTCAACAACGCATGGCTTAATTGCTCCTGCAGTTAATTTTAAACTTTCAGATAATAATAGTCTATGGCTTCATCTTGAAGGAGATATTGAAATAATTAGCGATGATAAAACAACTTTTGTTTTTGGAGCAGCTCCTATGTTGAGATATTATCTGTTAGATAATGCTTCAATTAAGCCTTTTGTTGAAGCAGGTGCTGGTCCTAACTTAATAAGTCGTAGCAAAGTAGAAAACAGAGAATTAGGTGGAAGTTTTATATTCAGCGTTATGGGTGGTGCAGGTATTGAGTTTAAATCAGGGATGAAAATTGCGTACAGATTTAGACATTTATCCAATGCTGGACTTTATGAGCACAATGATAGCATTAATGCACATTGCTTAATGTTATCGTTTGGTTTTTAA